One window of the Acaryochloris sp. CCMEE 5410 genome contains the following:
- a CDS encoding PAS domain S-box protein: MGYLFAQVQDISERKAAEKERILTQFASENTATSIFWINRTGSLINVNRSACAALSYPPDELKQMFIWDIDPLFPTEIWSNYWEKLSLNGYERFESLFKAKDGSTFPVEIMGNYLEYEGEGYIFAEVQDISDRKAAEKVLQFTQYSVDNAADCIFWIKPDGGFAYANHAASRMHGYSIDDLMLMSVFDVNPTISSEFWQPHWQAVKAQGSFSLESYHQNRDGQLFPVEVVVNYLEFEGEEYNFVRVRDISDRKAAEQELILKQNHLEALLNNIPHIAWIKDAESRFIAVNEPLAQMLNTSPASMVGKTDFDFSPADIAQGYQHDDLQVLHSGTRKVVEEKTLRGDGSWGWLETAKTPFRDPQGQFAGTVGIAVDISDRKLAEQALIEQQTQLKALLNNIPQMAWLKDANSHFIAVNEPFAQACGLSVGEIMGLTDYDIWPQDMAQSYREDDFKVMASGHRKRVEEPFSQADGTVGWLETTKTPFQDEQGRMAGTVGIAADITERKAAEQELYESKQLLQLVLDTIPQMVFWKNRQSVYLGCNQAFAKVAGLIHPNEISGMRDVDLPWKPEETAFYLECDRRVMATGQAELGIIESQLTADNEETWIETNKSPLKDAEGYVIGILGTIQDITQLKEAEQTLKNINEELEARVSERTAALEQMISALAEAKEIADSANQAKSEFLANMSHELRTPLNGILGYAQILNRSNQISSKDKRGLEVIHQCGSHLLTLINDILDLSKIEARKLELKPHPTDLLTLLSSVLDMFHLKATQKGIELLFQLDNDLPKGVEIDEKRFRQVLINLMGNALKFTETGSVIFQILQLEANAGQATLRFAIIDTGVGIATEQLSRLFKAFEQVGDPRNHTEGTGLGLAISQRIVQLMGGDIQVSSQLGAGSEFSFCVTVPLAQEGAMTVTESPSQPVVGYLGDRRTLLVVDDRWENRAVIQNLLAQLEFEIVEATNGEEGLEKLQVCQPDAVILDLAMPVMDGFEFLQHLRHDAAFTSFKGIPVIVSSASVGPTDQQLAVERGGDTFLTKPVDAQALFRVLAEQLNLAWVYEDQSGELETQVISESQMVMPASHILKTLLTFAQMDNVGDLREHLEHLVETDIQYLPFAEPLLKLAKQYRTEEIETLLQEYLTQEQTDGE; this comes from the coding sequence ATTGGTTATTTATTTGCCCAAGTTCAAGATATTAGTGAACGAAAAGCAGCTGAAAAAGAGCGTATCCTCACTCAATTTGCATCTGAGAATACGGCGACTAGTATTTTTTGGATTAACCGGACAGGCAGTCTGATCAATGTCAATCGTTCGGCCTGTGCAGCCTTAAGCTATCCCCCGGATGAGCTGAAGCAGATGTTTATTTGGGATATCGACCCCCTTTTCCCAACCGAGATCTGGTCAAACTATTGGGAAAAACTCAGTCTCAATGGATACGAACGATTTGAATCCCTTTTTAAAGCGAAAGATGGCTCGACGTTCCCCGTAGAAATAATGGGTAACTATCTGGAATATGAAGGGGAGGGGTACATATTCGCAGAAGTGCAAGATATTAGCGATCGCAAAGCGGCTGAAAAAGTATTGCAATTTACCCAATATTCCGTTGATAACGCTGCCGACTGTATCTTTTGGATCAAACCCGATGGCGGTTTTGCCTATGCCAATCATGCGGCGTCTCGGATGCATGGGTATTCCATTGATGACCTTATGTTAATGTCCGTCTTTGATGTGAATCCCACGATCTCGTCAGAGTTTTGGCAACCCCATTGGCAAGCTGTGAAGGCACAAGGGAGTTTCAGCCTCGAGTCCTACCATCAAAATAGGGATGGACAGCTTTTCCCCGTGGAAGTGGTGGTGAATTACTTAGAGTTTGAAGGAGAAGAATATAACTTTGTTCGGGTGCGAGATATTAGCGATCGCAAGGCGGCTGAACAGGAATTAATCCTCAAACAAAATCACCTTGAAGCCCTCCTCAATAATATTCCTCATATTGCCTGGATTAAGGATGCAGAGAGTCGATTTATTGCCGTGAATGAGCCCTTGGCCCAAATGCTCAATACCTCGCCAGCCAGCATGGTGGGCAAAACCGACTTTGACTTTTCGCCTGCCGACATTGCCCAAGGTTACCAGCATGATGACCTACAGGTCCTCCATTCCGGAACCCGCAAAGTGGTTGAGGAAAAGACGCTGCGAGGAGACGGAAGCTGGGGATGGTTAGAAACGGCAAAGACACCATTCCGTGATCCCCAAGGACAGTTTGCTGGCACGGTCGGAATTGCAGTGGATATTAGCGATCGTAAATTAGCTGAGCAGGCTCTGATAGAACAGCAAACTCAACTCAAGGCGCTCCTGAATAACATTCCCCAGATGGCTTGGCTCAAGGATGCAAACAGCCACTTTATTGCGGTCAACGAGCCGTTTGCTCAGGCTTGCGGGTTGTCGGTCGGTGAAATTATGGGTCTGACGGATTATGATATTTGGCCACAGGATATGGCCCAAAGCTATCGAGAGGATGATTTCAAAGTGATGGCTTCTGGGCACCGCAAAAGGGTTGAAGAACCGTTTTCCCAAGCTGATGGGACAGTAGGCTGGCTAGAGACGACTAAAACGCCCTTTCAAGATGAGCAAGGGAGAATGGCAGGGACGGTTGGTATTGCCGCAGATATCACCGAGCGCAAGGCTGCAGAACAAGAACTCTATGAGTCTAAGCAGCTCTTGCAATTGGTGCTTGATACGATTCCACAAATGGTGTTTTGGAAGAACCGACAATCGGTTTATTTGGGATGTAACCAGGCGTTTGCTAAGGTGGCAGGATTGATTCACCCCAATGAAATTTCAGGGATGAGGGATGTAGATTTGCCCTGGAAACCCGAAGAAACAGCGTTCTATTTAGAGTGCGATCGCCGGGTGATGGCAACAGGCCAAGCAGAGCTGGGCATCATTGAATCCCAGTTGACAGCAGACAATGAAGAAACTTGGATAGAAACGAATAAATCTCCTCTTAAGGATGCAGAAGGCTACGTGATTGGTATCCTGGGCACTATTCAGGATATTACCCAGCTCAAAGAAGCGGAACAAACCCTCAAAAATATCAATGAAGAACTGGAAGCGCGGGTATCTGAACGGACAGCAGCCCTAGAGCAAATGATTTCTGCCCTAGCAGAGGCTAAAGAAATAGCAGATAGTGCCAACCAGGCCAAAAGTGAATTTTTGGCCAATATGAGCCATGAACTCAGAACTCCCCTAAACGGCATCCTTGGGTATGCCCAAATCCTCAACCGCTCCAACCAAATCTCGTCAAAAGATAAGCGGGGACTTGAAGTCATTCATCAATGTGGGTCGCATTTATTAACCCTCATTAACGACATCCTTGACTTATCCAAAATTGAAGCCCGCAAGTTAGAACTCAAGCCCCATCCAACCGATTTACTGACATTGCTATCCTCAGTGTTGGATATGTTCCACCTTAAAGCGACCCAGAAAGGCATTGAACTCCTGTTTCAACTGGATAATGATCTTCCCAAAGGGGTAGAGATAGACGAGAAGCGATTCCGGCAGGTGTTGATTAATTTGATGGGCAATGCCCTCAAGTTTACTGAAACAGGTAGTGTGATCTTCCAGATATTGCAGCTTGAGGCTAATGCAGGTCAAGCAACCCTCAGATTTGCAATTATTGATACAGGGGTTGGTATTGCCACCGAACAATTGTCTCGACTCTTTAAGGCGTTTGAGCAGGTTGGCGATCCACGCAATCATACCGAAGGTACCGGGTTAGGATTAGCGATTAGCCAACGGATTGTGCAACTCATGGGGGGAGACATACAAGTATCGAGCCAGCTGGGGGCGGGTAGTGAATTCTCCTTTTGTGTGACGGTTCCACTGGCCCAAGAGGGGGCTATGACAGTGACTGAATCTCCTTCCCAGCCAGTCGTGGGCTATTTAGGAGATCGTCGCACCCTATTAGTGGTGGATGATCGCTGGGAAAATCGAGCCGTCATTCAAAACCTGCTAGCCCAGCTTGAGTTTGAAATTGTAGAAGCCACGAATGGAGAAGAGGGGTTGGAAAAACTTCAGGTTTGTCAACCCGATGCGGTGATTCTAGATTTAGCGATGCCGGTGATGGATGGCTTTGAATTTCTACAGCACCTGCGCCATGATGCTGCTTTCACCTCTTTTAAAGGGATTCCAGTGATAGTTTCTTCGGCATCTGTTGGACCAACCGATCAGCAACTGGCGGTAGAGCGCGGGGGGGATACCTTCCTGACTAAACCGGTTGATGCCCAGGCATTATTTCGAGTGTTAGCTGAGCAATTGAATTTGGCCTGGGTGTATGAGGATCAATCTGGAGAACTTGAAACCCAGGTCATCTCTGAGTCTCAAATGGTGATGCCCGCATCACACATTCTGAAAACCTTGCTGACCTTTGCCCAAATGGATAATGTCGGTGATCTCAGGGAACACTTGGAACATTTGGTTGAAACAGATATTCAGTATCTCCCTTTCGCTGAACCTCTGCTGAAGTTAGCTAAACAGTATCGTACGGAAGAAATAGAAACCTTACTCCAGGAGTATTTGACCCAGGAGCAAACAGATGGAGAGTAG
- a CDS encoding HEAT repeat domain-containing protein: MTVQDTAIEILCEVLLTDTSPLIRCYAAQALGEIDQDNAAAITALGIAARQDPEAIVRTMAVLAISNLCRSTQPQKKMPENNTPKVQMTFNAPVNYPVGNVEGDMVVNANSSEQTQAVSDMAQLLQDLYQQHPHVSQAGVTDLLQTEIKQIQQDQPQRWQAIWRGLLNPKRWRSGGKAALIKAGEHFTEESLWGKAAIAFLEQFSEETDSE, translated from the coding sequence ATGACTGTTCAAGATACGGCTATAGAAATCTTGTGTGAGGTTTTACTGACTGATACTTCACCGTTGATTCGTTGCTACGCTGCCCAAGCATTAGGTGAGATTGATCAAGATAATGCAGCAGCCATAACAGCGTTAGGAATAGCGGCTCGTCAAGATCCAGAAGCAATTGTTCGAACAATGGCCGTGTTAGCAATCTCAAATCTCTGTCGTTCAACCCAACCTCAAAAAAAGATGCCCGAGAACAATACTCCTAAAGTGCAAATGACCTTCAATGCTCCGGTTAATTATCCAGTCGGTAATGTCGAAGGTGATATGGTGGTGAACGCTAATTCCTCTGAGCAGACGCAAGCTGTGTCAGATATGGCGCAGTTGTTGCAAGATCTCTATCAGCAGCATCCCCATGTATCCCAAGCCGGAGTAACCGACCTCCTCCAAACAGAAATCAAACAGATCCAGCAAGATCAGCCTCAACGTTGGCAAGCAATTTGGCGAGGTTTACTCAATCCTAAACGCTGGCGGAGTGGTGGCAAAGCGGCGCTGATTAAAGCGGGAGAGCATTTTACCGAAGAGAGTCTATGGGGTAAGGCTGCGATCGCATTTTTAGAACAGTTCAGTGAAGAAACGGATTCAGAATAA
- a CDS encoding response regulator gives MESSTEIMVVDDTPANLEVISETLSSAGYRVAAAISGERALKRLHTHPPALILLDIQMPVMDGFEVCQQIKANAATANIPIIFITARSDTQSILHGFEMGAVDYISKPFQEAELLARVRTHLQLCHVSQLYDVEREKAEQLQQLNQQLSLTQFSVDHSVDGILWFNPDSSIAYANGAICELLGYALEELLQLSSTDLNATGHDSEWNDFQQKVREQQRLRFEAQLLTKEGQELPVEIALNYLQFSSREYYVVHCRDIRDRKAAEAKLRQLNTELDQRVQDRTQELSHTLETLKSAQASLVESEKMAALGALVAGVAHEINTPIGNTITVASTLADESAVFVNAAETGQLKRSTLNHYLDVVSRCTKLINSNLGRAGDLIQSFKQVAVDQSHRELRTFNLKDYVGEVVTSLEPQARRSGLTLDLAGDDSIVLTHDPGVFAQVITNLVTNSIKHAYQPGEVGQLQIHLEQQNDQVLLTYRDDGCGISTENLSKVYEPFFTTARNRGGTGLGLNIVYNIVTQSLKGTIKIDSQLGQGTTFTVALPYAS, from the coding sequence ATGGAGAGTAGTACTGAAATTATGGTGGTGGATGATACCCCCGCCAATTTAGAGGTTATTTCTGAAACCTTGTCTTCTGCAGGTTATCGAGTTGCCGCTGCTATTAGTGGGGAACGGGCCCTCAAACGCCTCCATACTCATCCTCCTGCCCTTATCCTTTTGGATATCCAAATGCCAGTGATGGATGGGTTTGAAGTCTGTCAACAAATCAAAGCCAATGCAGCAACGGCCAACATTCCCATCATCTTTATTACGGCTCGCTCAGATACCCAAAGCATTCTCCATGGCTTTGAGATGGGTGCCGTTGATTACATCAGCAAACCGTTTCAAGAAGCTGAACTCTTAGCTCGCGTTAGAACGCATTTGCAGCTTTGCCATGTCAGTCAACTCTATGATGTGGAGCGCGAAAAAGCAGAGCAACTTCAGCAGCTCAATCAGCAACTGTCCCTTACCCAATTCTCGGTGGATCATTCTGTAGATGGCATTCTCTGGTTCAATCCAGATTCGAGTATCGCCTATGCCAATGGGGCAATCTGTGAATTGCTAGGATACGCCTTAGAAGAGTTATTGCAACTATCTAGTACAGACCTAAACGCTACGGGCCATGATTCTGAATGGAACGACTTTCAACAAAAGGTTAGAGAACAACAACGTTTAAGGTTTGAAGCTCAGTTACTCACTAAGGAAGGGCAAGAGCTGCCTGTGGAGATTGCCCTTAATTATCTTCAATTCTCTAGTCGTGAATATTATGTGGTGCATTGTCGCGATATTCGCGATCGCAAAGCAGCAGAAGCAAAGCTGCGACAACTCAATACTGAACTAGACCAACGGGTTCAAGACCGTACTCAAGAACTCTCGCACACCCTAGAAACCCTGAAATCGGCTCAAGCGAGTCTAGTTGAATCCGAAAAAATGGCTGCTTTAGGGGCGCTTGTGGCCGGGGTCGCCCATGAAATAAACACGCCGATTGGCAATACCATCACGGTAGCGTCCACCCTTGCCGATGAAAGTGCAGTCTTTGTGAACGCAGCAGAAACAGGACAACTCAAGCGGTCAACCCTCAACCATTACCTTGATGTGGTCAGTCGATGCACAAAGTTAATTAATAGCAATCTGGGCCGAGCCGGAGACTTGATTCAAAGCTTCAAACAAGTTGCAGTGGATCAGTCCCATCGTGAACTGCGGACGTTTAATCTGAAAGACTATGTGGGAGAAGTGGTAACCAGCTTAGAACCCCAGGCAAGACGGTCAGGACTCACCTTAGACTTGGCAGGGGATGATTCCATTGTCCTCACTCATGATCCAGGGGTGTTTGCTCAAGTAATTACAAATCTAGTCACGAATTCCATCAAACATGCATATCAGCCTGGAGAGGTTGGACAACTCCAGATTCATTTGGAACAGCAGAACGATCAGGTCCTGTTGACCTATCGTGATGATGGCTGCGGGATTTCTACTGAAAATTTGTCCAAGGTTTATGAACCCTTTTTTACGACTGCCCGCAATCGGGGAGGTACGGGATTAGGACTCAATATTGTCTATAACATTGTCACTCAATCTCTAAAAGGCACCATTAAGATTGATAGTCAGCTTGGACAAGGAACAACCTTTACAGTTGCGCTTCCCTACGCGTCCTAG
- the ureC gene encoding urease subunit alpha has translation MAYRMDRRAYAETYGPTVGDRIRLADTELIIEVEQDHTTYGDEVKFGGGKVIRDGMGQSPITNADGAVDTVITNALILDWWGIVKADIGIKDGKIVAIGKAGNPYIQDKIDIVIGPGTEAIAGEGMILTAGGIDSHIHFICPQQIEVAIASGVTTMLGGGTGPAAGTNATTCTPGPWNIYRMLQSADAFPMNLGFLGKGNSSQPAALVEQVKAGAMGLKLHEDWGTTPAAIDTCLSVADEFDVQVAIHTDTLNEAGFVENTIAAFKNRVIHTYHTEGAGGGHAPDIIKVCGEANVLPSSTNPTRPYTVNTLDEHLDMLMVCHHLDAGIPEDVAFAESRIRRETIAAEDILHDLGAFSMIASDSQAMGRVGEVIIRTWQTGHKMKVQRGPLSEDCDRNDNHRAKRYVAKYTINPAITHGIADHVGSVEVGKLADLCLWKPAMFGVKPEMVIKGGFIAWSQMGDANASIPTPQPVHMRPMFGGFGGAIAATSLTFVSQAAMEKGVPDQIGLQKHVVAISNTRNLSKADMKLNDALPKIEVDSETYEVRADGELLTCEPATVLPMAQRYFLF, from the coding sequence ATGGCATATCGAATGGACCGCCGCGCCTATGCGGAAACCTATGGCCCTACGGTGGGCGATCGCATTCGCCTGGCTGATACTGAGCTGATTATTGAAGTCGAGCAAGACCATACCACCTATGGGGATGAGGTCAAGTTTGGTGGCGGTAAAGTGATTCGCGATGGCATGGGCCAATCACCAATTACCAATGCCGATGGTGCGGTGGATACGGTGATTACCAACGCCCTGATTTTGGACTGGTGGGGTATCGTCAAGGCGGATATCGGCATTAAAGACGGCAAGATTGTGGCCATTGGCAAGGCGGGTAACCCCTATATCCAAGACAAGATTGATATTGTGATCGGTCCAGGTACAGAGGCAATCGCCGGGGAGGGGATGATTTTGACGGCGGGAGGGATTGACTCCCACATTCACTTTATTTGTCCCCAACAAATTGAAGTTGCGATCGCATCCGGTGTTACGACCATGCTCGGTGGTGGCACAGGACCTGCGGCAGGCACCAACGCCACCACCTGCACCCCTGGCCCCTGGAATATCTATCGGATGCTGCAATCTGCCGACGCCTTTCCTATGAACTTAGGCTTTTTAGGCAAAGGCAACTCCAGCCAGCCTGCTGCTTTAGTGGAGCAGGTCAAAGCAGGAGCCATGGGCCTGAAGCTGCATGAAGACTGGGGTACCACCCCTGCTGCTATAGATACCTGCTTGAGCGTTGCCGACGAATTTGATGTCCAGGTGGCGATTCACACGGACACCTTAAATGAAGCAGGCTTCGTCGAGAATACCATTGCAGCTTTTAAAAACCGTGTGATTCACACCTATCACACGGAAGGGGCTGGGGGTGGCCATGCCCCGGATATTATCAAAGTCTGTGGAGAAGCCAATGTCCTTCCGTCCTCCACGAATCCGACCCGGCCCTACACCGTCAATACCCTAGATGAGCACTTGGATATGCTGATGGTGTGCCACCACCTCGATGCAGGTATTCCTGAGGATGTGGCGTTTGCTGAATCTAGAATTCGTCGAGAAACCATCGCTGCTGAAGATATCCTCCATGACCTGGGGGCGTTTAGTATGATTGCCTCGGATTCCCAGGCCATGGGCCGGGTAGGTGAGGTGATTATTCGTACCTGGCAGACGGGTCACAAAATGAAAGTACAGCGGGGGCCACTTTCGGAAGATTGCGATCGCAATGATAATCATCGAGCGAAGCGCTATGTCGCTAAGTACACGATTAATCCTGCCATCACCCACGGCATTGCCGACCATGTCGGTTCGGTGGAGGTGGGTAAACTGGCTGATCTCTGTTTGTGGAAGCCTGCCATGTTCGGTGTTAAACCGGAAATGGTGATTAAGGGCGGCTTTATTGCCTGGTCCCAAATGGGGGATGCTAATGCCAGTATTCCCACACCGCAACCAGTGCATATGCGACCCATGTTTGGTGGATTCGGGGGTGCGATCGCAGCCACATCACTCACCTTTGTCTCCCAAGCGGCAATGGAAAAAGGTGTGCCTGACCAGATTGGCTTGCAGAAACATGTCGTTGCCATCTCCAATACCCGCAATCTCAGTAAGGCGGATATGAAGTTAAATGATGCATTGCCGAAAATTGAGGTGGATTCAGAAACCTATGAAGTCAGAGCCGATGGTGAGCTTCTAACCTGTGAGCCTGCAACGGTTTTGCCGATGGCTCAGCGGTATTTTCTGTTTTAG
- a CDS encoding ISAs1 family transposase encodes MATGFSKTPSSPASTDSSSPLLPATDCDQAYEQLTECFEELTDPRGGQGVQHPFVSIVVIGLLASLGGAQGWEDIETYGMSHQSWLSSFLSLPSGIPTADTYRRVFERISPAAFERSFQNWLDHVVTALGAQVIPIDGKQLRGSYDRNQDQSALHLVSAWASEYRLFLGQVKVEDKSNEITAIPALLELLDIAGCIITIDAMGTQHEIACRIQAKGADYVLALKENHPTLFEQVEQWFETAEANEFKGIEYSYDVRVEAGHHRREKRQVWAVSLQKMGPLYKQAQWKGLQSIVKVARTRHLWNKTTYEVMFYISSLPPIAQQLGKAIRQHWSIENQLHWVLDVTFGEDASRIRTGHAPENMAILKRWSINLLNQETSFKKSTRQKLKRASMDEAYMLKVLGASIPLQSSLSEA; translated from the coding sequence ATGGCTACAGGTTTCAGCAAGACCCCTTCCTCACCAGCTTCCACTGATTCATCCTCGCCACTCCTGCCTGCTACGGATTGCGATCAGGCTTATGAGCAACTGACCGAGTGCTTTGAAGAGTTAACTGATCCACGGGGAGGCCAAGGTGTGCAGCATCCGTTTGTCAGTATCGTCGTGATCGGACTATTGGCCAGTTTAGGTGGCGCACAGGGATGGGAAGACATTGAAACCTATGGTATGAGTCATCAGAGTTGGTTGTCGAGTTTTCTGAGCTTACCGTCCGGGATACCGACAGCAGACACCTATCGACGAGTGTTTGAGCGTATTAGCCCCGCTGCCTTTGAGCGGAGTTTCCAGAACTGGCTGGATCATGTGGTGACGGCCCTCGGCGCTCAAGTGATCCCGATTGATGGCAAACAACTCAGAGGCTCTTATGACCGCAATCAAGACCAATCTGCCTTGCATCTGGTCAGTGCTTGGGCCAGTGAGTATCGATTGTTTCTGGGACAGGTCAAAGTCGAGGACAAGAGCAATGAAATTACGGCGATCCCAGCCCTTTTAGAGCTGTTAGACATTGCCGGGTGCATTATCACCATTGATGCGATGGGGACTCAGCACGAGATTGCCTGTCGCATTCAGGCCAAAGGCGCAGACTATGTACTGGCCCTCAAAGAGAATCATCCCACGCTGTTTGAGCAGGTTGAGCAATGGTTTGAAACGGCTGAAGCGAATGAGTTTAAGGGCATTGAGTACAGCTATGATGTGCGGGTGGAAGCCGGACACCATCGTCGCGAGAAACGACAAGTTTGGGCGGTGTCCCTTCAAAAAATGGGTCCTCTGTACAAGCAGGCGCAGTGGAAGGGCTTGCAAAGCATCGTCAAGGTCGCTCGGACCCGCCACTTGTGGAACAAAACCACCTATGAGGTGATGTTTTACATCAGTTCTCTACCGCCCATTGCTCAGCAGTTGGGCAAAGCCATCCGCCAGCATTGGTCGATTGAGAACCAACTCCACTGGGTCTTAGATGTGACCTTTGGCGAAGATGCCAGCCGTATCCGCACAGGACATGCGCCGGAAAACATGGCCATCCTGAAGCGCTGGAGCATCAACCTCCTGAATCAAGAAACGTCCTTTAAGAAAAGTACCCGTCAAAAACTAAAACGGGCGAGCATGGATGAAGCGTATATGCTCAAAGTTCTAGGTGCTTCTATTCCTTTACAGTCTAGCCTTTCAGAGGCTTGA